In Pangasianodon hypophthalmus isolate fPanHyp1 chromosome 3, fPanHyp1.pri, whole genome shotgun sequence, a single genomic region encodes these proteins:
- the LOC128318000 gene encoding mucin-5AC-like, which yields MSTSIASTTQPTTTSGPTITETPEFTSTLAQTTKNKDSTTTVETTTATTVPPTTSPKSELSSSTVPTTPESTSTLAPTTTNGKSTTTVESTTATTAPSTTSPKPEMSTSIASTTQPTTTSGPTITETPEFTSTLAPTTTNKDSTTTVETTTATTVLSTTSKKAEFSSSTVPTTPESTSTLAQTTTNKDSTTTVETTTATTVPPTTTQTPELITSSVHITYPTTTSGPTTTETPEFTSTLAPTTTNGKSTTTIESTTATTAPSTTSPKSEIITSIASTTQPTTTSGPTITETPELITSTVHITYPTTTSGPTTTETPQSTSTLAPTTTNGESTTTIESTTATTAPSTTSPKPEISTSIASTTQPTTTSGPTITETPEFTSTLAPTTTNGKSTTTIESTTATTAPSTTSPKSEIITSIASTTQPTTTSGPTITETPELITSTVHITYPTTTSGPTTTETPQSTSTLATTTTNKDSTTRVETTTVTTVPPTTSPKSEFSSSAVPTTPESTSTLAPTTTNKDSTTTIESTTATTAPSTTSPKPEMSTSTASTIQPTTTSGPTITETPEFTSTLAPTTTNKDSTTTVETTTATTVLSTTSPKPELSTSIASTTQPSTTSGPTTSKTPESTSTLAPTTTNGESTTTIESTTATTAPSTTSPKAELSSSTVPTTPESTSTLAPTTTNKDSTTTVETTTATTVPPTTTQTPELSSGIASTTQPTTTSGPTTTETPESTSTLAPTTTNKDATTTVETTTATTVPPTTSPKSELSSSTVPTTPESTSTLAPTTTNKDSTTTIESTTATTAPSTTSPKPEMSTSIASTIQPTTTSGPTTTKTPIEY from the exons atgagtactagcattgcatccacaacacagccaacaacaacctcaggaccaacaatcacagaaacacctgaatttacatctactctagctcaaaccactaaaaataaagactcaacaactacagtagagacaaccacagctacaactgtaccaccaactacatCACCAAAGTCAGAATTGAGTTCTAGCACTGTACCCACgacacctgaatctacatctactctagctccaaccactacaaatggaaaatcaacaactacagtagagtcaaccacagctacgactgcaccatcaactacatcaccaaaaccagaaatgagtactagcattgcatccacaacacagccaacaacaacctcaggaccaacaatcacagaaacacctgaatttacatctactctagctccaaccactacaaataaagactcaacaactacagtagagacaaccacagctacaactgtactgTCAACTACATCAAAAAAGGCAGAATTCAGTTCTAGCACTGTACCCACGAcccctgaatctacatctactctagctcaaaccactacaaataaagactcaacaactacagtagagacaaccacagctacaactgtaccaccaactacaacacaaacacctgaattgataactagtTCCGTACACAtaacatatccaacaacaacatcaggaccaacaacaacagaaacacctgaatttacatctactctagctccaaccactacaaatggaaaatcaacaactacaatagagtcaaccacagctacgactgcaccatcaactacatcaccaaaaTCAGAAATTAttactagcattgcatccacaacacagccaacaacaacctcaggaccaacaatcacagaaacacctgaattgataactagtaccgtacacataacatatccaacaacaacatcaggaccaacaaccacagaaacacctcaatctacatctactctagctccaaccactacaaatggagaatcaacaactacaatagagtcaaccacagctacgactgcaccatcaactacatcaccaaaaccagaaattagtactagcattgcatcgacaacacagccaacaacaacctcaggaccaacaatcacagaaacacctgaatttacatctactctagctccaaccactacaaatggaaaatcaacaactacaatagagtcaaccacagctacgactgcaccatcaactacatcaccaaaaTCAGAAATTAttactagcattgcatccacaacacagccaacaacaacctcaggaccaacaatcacagaaacacctgaattgataactagtaccgtacacataacatatccaacaacaacatcaggaccaacaaccacagaaacacctcaatctacatctactctagctacaaccactacaaataaagactcaacaactagagtagagacaaccacagttacaactgtaccaccaactacatCACCAAAGTCAGAATTCAGTTCTAGCGCTGTACCCAcaacacctgaatctacatctactctagctccaaccactacaaataaagactcaacaactacaatagagtcaaccacagctacgactgcaccatcaactacatcaccaaaaccagaaatgAGTACTAGCACTGCATCCACAATacagccaacaacaacctcaggaccaacaatCACAGAAACCcctgaatttacatctactctagctccaaccactacaaataaagactcaacaactacagtagagacaaccacagctacaactgtactatcaactacatcaccaaaaccagaattgagtactagcattgcatccacaacacagccttcaacaacctcaggaccaacaacctcaaaaacacctgaatctacatctactctagctccaaccactacaaatggagaatcaacaactacaatagagtcaaccacagctacgactgcaccatcaactacatcaccaaaGGCAGAATTGAGTTCTAGCACTGTACCCActacacctgaatctacatctactctagctccaaccactacaaataaagactcaacaactacagtagagacaaccacagctacaactgtaccaccaactacaacacaaacacctgaattgagTAGTggcattgcatccacaacacagccaacaacaacctcaggaccaacaaccacagaaacacctgaatctacatctactctagctccaaccactacaaataaagacgcaacaactacagtagagacaaccacagctacaactgtaccaccaactacatCACCAAAGTCAGAATTGAGTTCTAGCACTGTACCCACgacacctgaatctacatctactctagctccaaccactacaaataaagactcaacaactacaatagagtcaaccacagctacgactgcaccatcaactacatcaccaaaaccagaaatgagtactagcattgcatccacaatacagccaacaacaacctcaggaccaacaaccacaaaaacacc aattgagtactag